Proteins from a single region of Candidatus Aminicenantes bacterium:
- a CDS encoding cation transport regulator ChaB — translation MPYKELSDLRDSVRNALPRHALEIYLAAFNNAWENYKDPEDRREQASREETAHRVAWSAVKQAYEKRWNEWVRRGKE, via the coding sequence ATGCCTTACAAAGAGTTGAGCGATCTGCGCGACAGCGTGCGCAATGCCCTGCCCCGACACGCCCTGGAGATCTACCTGGCGGCCTTCAATAACGCCTGGGAGAACTATAAGGATCCGGAGGATCGCCGGGAGCAGGCCTCCCGCGAGGAAACCGCCCACCGCGTGGCCTGGTCCGCGGTGAAACAGGCATACGAAAAACGCTGGAACGAGTGGGTGCGCCGCGGCAAAGAGTAA
- a CDS encoding diguanylate cyclase has product MSRHALRKVMFASAAIITLMVPACLPSQDNPEKTLHQLEERLEKDPKAVLEALSRLEADLKGEVKLLQRTRFLRGQALLHLDRNAEAEAVLKSLLGELTADAESDPLLISRTALGLGKTLSRQSRPSEGEAALTLALRQLPENAPPEIRARILLEITRVMIYLGEPVNAADQATAALEWAKGHKLDQIALQARYLLGYAYRNQDDITAARSHFQNAREEARRLGDLRYEILSMNELGNLLVMEKKPDAAMKIKQEALERARKIKDDYLVSVCLHDIGYALILGKEYSRALKIYRSIVQRETALDNPRAINMANLNIAYIYSEMGRRREALELAEQSLESVRRNQLGELEPKSLEQVIDLLERQGRHAEALKRQKELTELNDRKFRRELERKLTEIRDRHRLMEQESEIRILRQDKEIRSLQLGRQRILILSMIGLAFFLFLLAVLAFFGYRAKRRANRNLEVLNRRLDELSRHDALTKLSNRRDMMEKLQILKARADREGSALSMLMIDMDHFKSINDTWGHEQGDKMLQAVARALRERIRGQDLLARWGGEEFLVALADTPREGAMQAAEQLRRAVETKALPVNGNKVSVTITIGVAQYQPQEDLQAAITRADDQLYKGKRAGRNRVAG; this is encoded by the coding sequence ATGTCAAGACATGCGTTGCGGAAAGTCATGTTCGCCTCCGCGGCGATAATCACGCTGATGGTCCCTGCCTGCCTGCCTTCCCAGGATAACCCCGAAAAGACACTGCACCAACTTGAAGAACGCCTGGAAAAGGACCCAAAAGCGGTACTTGAGGCCCTTTCCCGCCTGGAAGCGGACTTGAAAGGCGAGGTCAAGTTGCTACAGCGCACCCGTTTCCTGCGGGGCCAAGCACTCCTTCACCTGGACCGGAACGCTGAGGCCGAAGCCGTACTGAAAAGCCTTTTGGGCGAACTCACCGCGGATGCTGAATCCGACCCGCTACTGATCAGTCGCACTGCGCTGGGTTTGGGGAAAACGTTGAGCCGTCAGTCCCGACCTTCCGAAGGCGAGGCGGCTCTCACCCTGGCCCTGCGCCAGCTTCCGGAAAACGCCCCGCCTGAGATACGCGCCCGGATCCTGCTGGAAATAACCCGGGTCATGATCTACCTGGGGGAACCGGTAAACGCGGCGGATCAGGCCACCGCAGCCCTGGAATGGGCCAAAGGCCATAAATTGGATCAAATCGCGCTACAGGCCCGTTACCTGCTTGGATACGCCTATCGCAACCAGGATGACATCACAGCGGCGCGGTCGCATTTTCAAAACGCCCGTGAAGAGGCCCGGCGCCTGGGCGATTTGCGTTACGAAATCCTGTCCATGAACGAATTGGGCAACCTGCTGGTCATGGAGAAAAAACCGGACGCGGCCATGAAGATCAAGCAGGAGGCACTGGAGCGGGCTCGTAAGATTAAAGACGACTACCTGGTATCCGTGTGCCTGCACGACATCGGTTACGCACTTATTCTGGGCAAAGAGTACAGCCGGGCCCTAAAGATTTACCGCAGCATCGTCCAACGTGAGACCGCCCTTGACAATCCACGAGCCATCAACATGGCCAACTTGAACATCGCCTACATCTACTCCGAGATGGGCCGCAGGCGGGAGGCCCTCGAACTGGCCGAACAATCCCTCGAATCCGTCCGTCGCAACCAACTGGGAGAACTCGAGCCCAAGTCGCTGGAACAGGTTATCGATTTGCTGGAGCGTCAGGGCCGCCATGCGGAGGCGTTAAAACGGCAAAAGGAACTCACTGAGTTGAATGACCGGAAGTTCCGCCGCGAGTTGGAACGCAAACTCACGGAGATCCGGGACCGGCACCGCCTGATGGAGCAGGAGTCGGAGATCCGTATCCTGCGCCAGGACAAAGAGATCCGCAGCCTGCAACTGGGCCGACAGCGCATCCTGATCCTTTCCATGATCGGACTGGCTTTCTTTCTATTTCTCCTGGCTGTTCTGGCTTTTTTCGGCTACCGTGCCAAGCGCCGGGCCAACCGCAACCTGGAAGTCCTCAACCGGCGCCTGGACGAGCTCTCGCGCCATGATGCCCTCACAAAATTATCCAACCGCCGTGACATGATGGAAAAGCTGCAGATTCTGAAAGCGCGTGCGGACCGAGAAGGTTCGGCCCTCTCCATGCTGATGATCGACATGGATCACTTTAAATCCATTAACGACACCTGGGGACACGAGCAGGGGGACAAAATGCTGCAGGCCGTGGCCCGGGCCCTGCGGGAACGGATTCGCGGCCAGGACCTGTTGGCCCGCTGGGGAGGCGAAGAATTCCTGGTTGCCCTGGCTGACACGCCCCGCGAAGGCGCAATGCAGGCGGCGGAACAATTGCGCAGGGCGGTGGAGACCAAGGCCCTGCCGGTCAACGGCAACAAGGTATCGGTCACCATCACGATAGGTGTGGCGCAATACCAACCGCAAGAAGATCTGCAGGCCGCAATCACGCGCGCGGACGATCAATTGTACAAAGGCAAACGAGCCGGCCGCAATCGGGTAGCCGGTTAG